The following are encoded in a window of Halosolutus halophilus genomic DNA:
- a CDS encoding Gfo/Idh/MocA family protein translates to MTSGAPSVRTGIVGLGNIGQHHADRLAELGVPLVGGMDVSAEARDRFADRYGVETYADHHRLFDDIDAVVITTPNKFHEEYAVEAFDRDLHVLLEKPLAHSIESAERIADAAADADSTCMVGFNNRFRNTVRLLRERIDRGDLGEVTHVEANYVRRRGVPGRGSWFTRREISGGGALIDLGVHAIDLALYLLGDPDVQEASGVTRSEFGSREDYAYLEMWGDDSGPGAFDVDDSASAFVRCAGNRTISLEVAWATNRPPTHEFVIRGTEAAARFDLMENELTLHSASSDGTDHFVDATIEPRENDPHAAEQRAFFEAIDAGREDGSGVEEALTVQRIVDAIYRSSAEGHTVSLEKRLQEV, encoded by the coding sequence ATGACGTCGGGAGCGCCATCCGTCCGGACCGGCATCGTCGGGCTCGGAAACATCGGCCAGCACCACGCCGATCGACTCGCGGAACTCGGCGTCCCCCTCGTGGGCGGGATGGACGTCTCGGCCGAGGCGCGCGACCGATTCGCCGATCGCTACGGCGTCGAGACCTACGCGGATCACCACCGCCTCTTCGACGACATCGACGCCGTCGTGATCACGACCCCCAACAAGTTCCACGAGGAGTACGCCGTCGAGGCCTTCGATCGCGACCTGCACGTCCTCCTCGAGAAGCCGCTCGCCCACTCGATCGAGAGCGCCGAACGGATCGCCGACGCGGCCGCGGACGCCGACAGTACGTGCATGGTCGGGTTCAACAACCGGTTCCGGAACACGGTCCGACTGCTCCGGGAGCGGATCGATCGCGGCGACCTCGGCGAGGTGACCCACGTCGAGGCGAATTACGTCCGTCGGCGCGGCGTACCCGGTCGCGGATCGTGGTTCACCCGACGCGAAATCTCCGGTGGCGGCGCGCTCATCGACCTCGGCGTCCACGCGATCGACCTCGCGCTGTACCTGCTCGGCGACCCCGACGTCCAAGAGGCCTCCGGCGTCACCCGATCCGAGTTCGGCTCACGCGAGGACTACGCGTACCTCGAGATGTGGGGCGACGACAGCGGCCCGGGTGCGTTCGACGTCGACGACTCAGCGAGCGCGTTCGTTCGCTGTGCGGGCAACCGGACGATCTCGCTCGAGGTCGCGTGGGCGACGAACCGGCCGCCGACCCACGAGTTCGTCATCCGCGGGACGGAGGCCGCCGCCCGGTTCGACCTCATGGAGAACGAACTCACGCTCCACTCGGCGAGTTCCGACGGGACGGACCACTTCGTGGACGCGACCATCGAACCTCGCGAGAACGACCCGCACGCGGCCGAACAGCGAGCGTTCTTCGAAGCGATCGACGCCGGGCGCGAGGACGGCAGCGGCGTCGAGGAGGCGCTGACCGTCCAGCGGATCGTCGACGCGATCTACCGATCGAGCGCCGAGGGACACACGGTATCGCTGGAGAAGCGACTCCAGGAGGTCTGA
- a CDS encoding HD domain-containing protein: protein MKIIKDSVHDHIQVEGVARDLIDTPAVQRLRRISQLGTVSLVYPSANHTRFEHSLGVYHLACAGLEQLGIEGTQAERVHAAALLHDVGHGPFSHNLESLTHRRTGRYHDDVHDLLDEGQVGDVLRNHDLDPDAVADLVAGDGRFGQLVSGELDVDRMDYLVRDAHHTGVPYGTIDTGRLVRELTFADGELVLDEGNVQTAESLLVARALMNPTVYSHSVARISKAMLRRAAERLLEAPDADVDAATLQRMDDHDLIVALRSCDETGEFSRRLDQRDLFKRAVWAEMDDVPGGIIEADHEAIRAFERDIASEAAVDPEAVILDVPSRPSMTESTSRVMVNGEIRPLEHQSPLVGALRAAQYSQWRLGVYSPAEVRDRVGRAAVSVLGLDIEGALVSEVRDGLDATLDQFVE, encoded by the coding sequence ATGAAAATCATCAAGGATAGCGTCCACGACCACATCCAGGTCGAGGGTGTGGCACGGGACCTCATCGATACGCCGGCCGTCCAGCGACTCCGGCGGATCAGCCAGCTGGGGACCGTCTCGCTCGTCTACCCCTCTGCCAACCACACCCGCTTCGAGCACAGCCTCGGCGTCTATCACCTCGCGTGTGCGGGCCTCGAGCAGCTCGGTATCGAGGGAACACAGGCCGAGCGCGTCCACGCGGCCGCGCTCCTGCACGACGTGGGCCACGGCCCGTTCAGTCACAACCTCGAGTCGCTGACCCACCGCCGGACGGGCCGCTACCACGACGACGTCCACGACCTCCTCGACGAAGGGCAGGTCGGCGACGTCCTGCGGAATCACGACCTCGATCCCGACGCGGTCGCCGACCTCGTCGCGGGCGATGGCCGGTTCGGGCAACTGGTCTCCGGCGAACTCGACGTCGATCGGATGGACTACCTCGTCCGGGACGCCCACCACACTGGCGTTCCGTACGGAACGATCGACACGGGCCGGCTGGTCCGGGAACTGACGTTCGCCGACGGCGAACTCGTCCTCGACGAGGGAAACGTCCAGACCGCCGAGAGCCTGCTGGTCGCCCGGGCGCTGATGAATCCGACCGTCTACAGCCACAGCGTCGCCCGGATCAGCAAGGCGATGCTCCGTCGCGCGGCCGAACGGCTGCTCGAGGCCCCCGACGCCGACGTCGACGCCGCCACCCTCCAGCGGATGGACGATCACGACCTGATCGTCGCGCTCCGATCGTGTGACGAGACGGGCGAGTTCTCGCGACGGCTCGACCAGCGGGACCTGTTCAAGCGGGCGGTGTGGGCCGAGATGGACGACGTGCCGGGCGGGATCATCGAGGCCGACCACGAGGCGATACGGGCGTTCGAGCGCGACATCGCGAGCGAGGCAGCCGTCGATCCCGAGGCGGTGATCCTCGACGTTCCGAGTCGACCGTCGATGACGGAGTCGACGTCGCGCGTGATGGTCAACGGCGAGATTCGGCCCCTCGAACACCAGTCGCCGCTGGTCGGGGCGCTCCGGGCCGCCCAGTACTCGCAGTGGCGGCTGGGCGTCTACTCGCCGGCCGAGGTGCGCGATCGGGTCGGCCGGGCCGCCGTCTCCGTGCTCGGTCTCGACATCGAGGGGGCGCTGGTGAGCGAGGTCCGGGACGGGCTGGACGCGACGCTGGACCAGTTCGTCGAGTGA
- a CDS encoding sugar phosphate isomerase/epimerase family protein encodes MDIGVHTPPLADESLEGALEYLSNIGVDAIEPGVGGYPGDDHLVRDDYLDDEDAQANLHGLLDEYGMHVSALATHNNPLHPDDDRADEADAELREAIELADQLDVNTVTCFSGLPAGGPDDEVPNWITAPWPPEHAEAHEYQWEVAVDYWTDLAAFADDRGVDLAIEMHPNMLVYEPHGMARLREATNERVGANFDPSHLYWQGISITDAIRFLGERDAIHHFHAKDTRIYEEQAREKGVLDTTAYDDEPNRSWLFRSVGYGHDESHWKDLVSTLRMVGYDGTLSIEHEDSLTSSREGLEKAVELLDRALFREQPGEAYWAE; translated from the coding sequence ATGGATATCGGCGTTCACACCCCGCCACTGGCGGACGAATCGCTCGAAGGCGCACTGGAGTACCTCTCGAACATCGGCGTCGACGCGATCGAACCGGGCGTCGGCGGCTATCCCGGCGACGACCACCTCGTCCGCGACGACTATCTCGACGACGAGGACGCCCAGGCGAACCTTCACGGCCTGCTCGACGAGTACGGGATGCACGTTAGCGCGCTCGCGACGCACAACAACCCGCTGCACCCGGACGACGATCGGGCCGACGAGGCCGACGCGGAACTTCGGGAGGCGATCGAACTCGCCGACCAGCTCGACGTGAATACGGTCACCTGCTTCTCGGGACTGCCCGCCGGCGGTCCGGACGACGAGGTCCCGAACTGGATCACGGCCCCGTGGCCGCCGGAACACGCCGAGGCCCACGAGTACCAGTGGGAGGTCGCGGTCGACTACTGGACCGACCTCGCGGCGTTCGCGGACGACCGCGGCGTCGATCTGGCGATCGAGATGCACCCGAACATGCTGGTCTACGAGCCCCACGGGATGGCCCGGCTGCGCGAGGCGACCAACGAGCGCGTCGGCGCGAACTTCGACCCCTCACACCTCTACTGGCAGGGCATCTCGATCACCGACGCGATCCGCTTTCTCGGCGAGCGCGACGCCATCCACCACTTCCACGCGAAGGACACCCGAATCTACGAGGAACAGGCCCGAGAGAAGGGGGTCCTCGACACGACCGCGTACGACGACGAACCGAACCGCTCGTGGCTGTTCCGATCGGTCGGCTACGGCCACGACGAGTCCCACTGGAAGGACCTCGTCTCGACCCTGCGGATGGTCGGCTACGACGGCACGCTGAGCATCGAGCACGAGGACTCGCTGACCAGTTCCCGCGAGGGACTCGAGAAGGCCGTCGAACTGCTCGATCGGGCTCTGTTCCGGGAACAGCCCGGGGAAGCCTACTGGGCCGAGTAG
- a CDS encoding alpha/beta hydrolase yields MDRDAADELDPQFADVLREGRVADLPPWHSMSVAEARRVEDEAFSAGTGPPVEEVVGRRIDGPGGDLSLRIYWPETPAEATNGSLPALVFCHGGGWVLGTLDSADDLCREFATRVGSVVISVDYRLAPEHPFPAAVEDAWAALEWTRDNADSIGVDPDRLGVAGTSAGGGLAAAVALRARDRDVSLAAQVLCYPILDRDFDARSYREHADAVLLSRADMEWFWEQYLADPTDADDPLAAPLRAETLAGCPPAVIATAGHDVLRSEGVAYADRLEAAGVETHHFHYPSLAHGFLSLTDDVDRAAVAIDEITTAIGGNGSSLL; encoded by the coding sequence ATGGATCGAGACGCAGCCGACGAACTGGACCCGCAGTTCGCCGACGTTCTCCGGGAGGGCCGGGTAGCCGACCTCCCTCCGTGGCACAGCATGTCCGTCGCCGAAGCGCGGCGCGTCGAAGACGAGGCGTTTTCGGCGGGAACCGGGCCACCCGTCGAGGAGGTCGTCGGCCGGCGTATCGACGGACCCGGCGGTGACCTTTCCCTGCGGATCTACTGGCCCGAAACGCCGGCCGAGGCGACGAACGGTTCCCTGCCGGCGCTGGTCTTCTGTCACGGCGGCGGCTGGGTCCTCGGCACGCTCGATTCCGCCGACGACCTCTGCCGGGAGTTCGCGACGCGCGTCGGTTCGGTGGTGATTTCGGTCGACTACCGACTGGCACCCGAGCATCCGTTTCCCGCGGCCGTCGAAGACGCCTGGGCCGCCCTCGAGTGGACGCGCGACAACGCCGATTCGATCGGCGTTGATCCCGATCGCCTGGGCGTCGCGGGGACCAGCGCCGGGGGCGGCCTCGCCGCCGCAGTCGCGCTCCGAGCGCGCGATCGAGACGTTTCGCTGGCTGCGCAGGTGCTCTGTTATCCGATCCTCGACCGCGATTTCGACGCTCGATCGTACCGCGAGCACGCCGACGCCGTGCTCCTCTCTCGCGCGGATATGGAGTGGTTCTGGGAGCAGTACCTCGCGGATCCCACCGACGCCGACGATCCGCTCGCAGCGCCGTTGCGCGCCGAGACGCTTGCAGGCTGTCCGCCCGCCGTGATCGCAACTGCCGGTCACGACGTACTCCGGTCCGAGGGAGTCGCGTACGCCGACCGACTGGAAGCGGCCGGCGTCGAGACCCACCACTTCCACTATCCGTCGCTCGCGCACGGATTTCTGAGCCTCACCGACGACGTCGACCGCGCCGCGGTCGCGATAGACGAGATAACCACCGCGATCGGAGGGAACGGGTCGTCGTTGCTGTGA
- the kynU gene encoding kynureninase — translation MDDFDPDRTHDDGVAYARRRDADDPLSGFQDRFDVPDDIYLDGNSLGPISDAAEQALERAVEEWRELGIRGWTDAGRPWFWYGESLGDDLAPLVGADGEEVVVANSTTVNIHTLVGTFLDARGDRPPGILVNELDFPTDHYAIRAQLRQRGYDPDEHLHVVESRDGRTIAEADIVAAVDDHEVGIVFMPSVLYRSGQLLDIERITSAAHERNALAGFDLAHSVGVVPHDLSDVGVDFAVWCHYKYLNAGPGAIAGLYVNDRHFGTTPALAGWWGHEKETQFELRERFTPADSAGAWQIGTVPVFSAAPLAGVLELVDEAGIDAIRAKSLALTSYLIALVDDRLADLDCSIATPRAPDERGGHVAIEHPEAERVSETLRERGIVVDFRPPNIVRVCPAPLYTRFVDVWEFTEQLREVLTNRDYENADVGDEVT, via the coding sequence ATGGACGATTTCGACCCGGACCGAACTCACGACGACGGCGTCGCGTACGCCCGCCGTCGGGACGCCGACGACCCGCTCTCGGGGTTTCAAGATCGGTTCGACGTTCCGGACGACATCTATCTGGACGGCAACTCGCTGGGACCGATCTCGGATGCGGCCGAGCAGGCACTCGAGCGAGCGGTCGAGGAGTGGCGGGAGCTCGGTATCAGGGGATGGACGGACGCGGGCCGGCCCTGGTTCTGGTACGGCGAGTCGCTCGGAGACGACCTCGCGCCGCTGGTCGGTGCCGACGGCGAGGAGGTGGTCGTCGCAAATTCCACGACGGTCAACATCCACACGCTCGTCGGCACGTTTCTGGACGCTCGAGGGGACCGCCCGCCGGGGATTCTGGTCAACGAACTCGACTTCCCGACCGACCACTACGCGATCCGTGCACAGTTGCGCCAGCGCGGGTACGATCCGGACGAACACCTCCACGTCGTCGAGAGCCGAGACGGCCGCACGATCGCGGAGGCTGACATCGTTGCCGCGGTAGACGACCACGAGGTCGGCATCGTGTTCATGCCGTCGGTGCTCTATCGAAGCGGACAACTGCTCGATATCGAGCGCATCACCAGTGCGGCCCACGAACGGAACGCACTCGCCGGGTTCGACCTCGCACACTCGGTCGGCGTCGTCCCGCACGACCTCTCGGACGTCGGCGTCGACTTCGCGGTCTGGTGTCACTACAAGTACCTCAACGCCGGACCGGGTGCGATCGCCGGACTGTACGTCAACGACCGTCACTTCGGTACGACCCCGGCGCTGGCGGGGTGGTGGGGACACGAGAAGGAAACCCAGTTCGAACTGCGCGAGCGGTTCACGCCCGCCGATTCGGCCGGGGCGTGGCAGATCGGGACCGTCCCGGTGTTCAGTGCCGCGCCCCTCGCCGGGGTGCTCGAGCTCGTCGACGAGGCCGGTATCGACGCGATTCGAGCCAAGTCGCTCGCGCTGACCTCGTATCTCATCGCGCTCGTCGACGACCGGCTCGCGGATCTGGACTGTTCGATCGCTACACCGCGGGCCCCGGACGAGCGGGGCGGCCACGTGGCAATCGAACACCCCGAGGCGGAACGTGTCAGCGAAACCCTCCGCGAGCGCGGCATCGTCGTCGACTTCCGCCCGCCGAATATCGTTCGAGTCTGTCCGGCACCGCTGTACACTCGCTTCGTCGACGTCTGGGAGTTCACGGAGCAGCTTCGAGAGGTTCTCACGAATCGCGACTACGAGAACGCAGACGTCGGCGACGAGGTGACGTGA
- a CDS encoding DUF7130 family rubredoxin-like protein, which yields MSQRDDHLFAGVTVGQTVYDDDGTELGTVRGVDDDGFYVLAPDASPEKTIGEARDITGKDYVMWRCWECGELGRIEDELPPECPDCGAPREELYYWAED from the coding sequence ATGAGTCAACGGGACGACCACCTGTTTGCTGGCGTCACGGTTGGCCAGACGGTCTACGACGACGACGGAACGGAACTCGGCACCGTCCGCGGCGTCGACGACGACGGGTTCTACGTGCTCGCGCCCGACGCGTCCCCCGAGAAGACCATCGGCGAGGCTCGAGACATCACCGGGAAGGACTACGTTATGTGGCGGTGCTGGGAGTGCGGCGAACTGGGCCGGATCGAGGACGAGTTACCCCCCGAGTGTCCGGACTGCGGTGCTCCGCGCGAGGAACTCTACTACTGGGCGGAGGACTGA
- a CDS encoding Gfo/Idh/MocA family protein, translating to MTLEVGVLGYRFMGKAHANALSRLPMFFPDAPDVERSVLVGRDEEALREAADRLGFDSIATDWEPVVDDVDVFYNLGPNHVHAEPSIAALEAGTPVFCEKPLAPTLEDARRMTDAARDAGVTNGTAFNYRFVPAIRYAKGLLDDGELGEIHHVRGRYLQDWLVDPDAPWSWRNDEVMAGSGALGDLGAHTVDLLRFLVGDDDLAGEMERVSGHLQTFVDKRPVEGSDETRPVTVDDAYSAQVAFENGAMGTLEASRFANGHKNDHTIEIHGSKGSLRFSLERLNELELLREGDRGYETILVTDADDPYVDHWWPPGHVIGWEHTFVHENYEFLSAVAAEEDFAPSFEDGLDAQRVLAAIEESDERGEWVSIE from the coding sequence ATGACGCTCGAAGTCGGCGTACTCGGCTATCGGTTCATGGGGAAAGCTCACGCAAACGCCCTCTCTCGGCTCCCGATGTTCTTCCCGGACGCCCCGGACGTCGAGCGGAGCGTGCTCGTCGGCCGCGACGAAGAGGCACTGCGCGAGGCGGCGGATCGACTCGGGTTCGACTCGATCGCGACCGACTGGGAACCCGTCGTCGACGACGTCGACGTCTTCTACAATCTCGGGCCGAACCACGTCCACGCCGAGCCCTCGATCGCCGCGCTCGAGGCCGGCACGCCGGTTTTCTGCGAGAAGCCGCTCGCGCCGACCCTCGAGGACGCCCGGCGGATGACCGACGCCGCCCGCGACGCCGGCGTCACGAACGGTACTGCGTTCAACTACCGATTCGTCCCCGCGATCCGGTACGCGAAAGGGCTGCTCGACGACGGCGAACTCGGGGAGATCCACCACGTCCGCGGGCGGTACCTCCAGGACTGGCTCGTCGATCCCGACGCCCCGTGGTCGTGGCGCAACGACGAGGTGATGGCCGGTTCCGGCGCGCTCGGCGACCTCGGCGCGCACACGGTCGACCTGCTTCGCTTCCTCGTCGGCGACGACGACCTCGCGGGCGAGATGGAGCGCGTGAGCGGCCACTTACAGACCTTCGTCGATAAACGACCGGTGGAGGGCAGCGACGAAACTCGCCCCGTCACCGTCGACGACGCCTACTCCGCGCAGGTCGCGTTCGAAAACGGCGCGATGGGAACCCTCGAGGCCTCGCGCTTCGCGAACGGCCACAAGAACGACCACACGATCGAGATCCACGGCTCGAAAGGCAGTCTCAGGTTCTCGCTCGAACGCCTGAACGAACTCGAACTCCTGCGGGAGGGTGATCGAGGCTACGAGACGATCCTCGTCACGGACGCGGACGACCCCTACGTCGACCACTGGTGGCCGCCGGGCCACGTCATCGGCTGGGAGCACACCTTCGTCCACGAGAACTACGAGTTCCTGAGCGCGGTCGCCGCCGAGGAGGACTTCGCGCCGAGCTTCGAAGACGGTCTCGACGCCCAGCGCGTACTCGCGGCGATCGAGGAGAGCGACGAGCGCGGCGAGTGGGTCTCGATCGAGTAG
- a CDS encoding ABC transporter ATP-binding protein, with amino-acid sequence MARVTLDNVTKRYEDVVAVDEMNLDIEDGEFVCLVGPSGCGKSTTMETIAGLTKPTEGTIHIGDRDVTTLPPKDRGVSMVFQNIALFPHMDVYENISFGLRLRKYDKDEIDRRVEQASDIVQLEGMLDREPNELSGGQQQRVAIARAIVREPDVFLMDEPLANLDAKLRVHMRTELQRLHKQLDTTIIYVTHDQAEAMTMSDRIAVINAGELQQIDPPLTCYNEPANLFVAGFIGSPSMNFVEGELAGSGLETDHFDLEFDPGDLESVDDGITMGIRPEDIYLERNADAVESSSEIIEARTDVLEPMGDEIFVYLSLDGASSEMMTSNEASAASNQLLMSVDPDTDIAEDEPVSVVLDRSKIHLFETAPGEAITHGIADLSARQLAGGNAEAAAEAESGGQHE; translated from the coding sequence ATGGCACGCGTAACACTCGATAACGTCACGAAACGCTACGAAGACGTCGTCGCCGTCGACGAGATGAATCTCGACATCGAAGACGGCGAGTTCGTCTGTCTCGTCGGTCCCTCGGGCTGTGGCAAGTCGACGACGATGGAGACCATCGCCGGTCTCACGAAACCGACGGAGGGGACGATCCACATCGGAGACAGGGACGTCACGACCCTCCCGCCGAAAGACCGCGGGGTCTCGATGGTCTTCCAGAACATCGCGCTGTTCCCGCACATGGACGTCTACGAGAACATCTCGTTCGGCCTCCGGCTACGGAAGTACGACAAGGACGAGATCGATCGCCGGGTCGAACAGGCGTCCGACATCGTCCAGCTCGAGGGGATGCTCGATCGGGAACCGAACGAACTCTCGGGCGGCCAGCAACAGCGGGTCGCGATCGCTCGCGCGATCGTCCGCGAACCCGACGTCTTCCTGATGGACGAACCGCTGGCGAACCTCGACGCGAAGCTGCGCGTCCACATGCGAACCGAACTCCAGCGGCTCCACAAGCAACTGGACACGACCATCATCTACGTCACGCACGACCAGGCCGAGGCGATGACCATGTCCGATCGGATCGCGGTCATCAACGCCGGCGAACTGCAGCAGATCGATCCGCCGCTGACCTGTTACAACGAGCCGGCGAACCTGTTCGTGGCCGGCTTCATCGGCTCGCCGTCGATGAACTTCGTCGAGGGCGAACTGGCCGGCAGCGGGCTCGAGACCGATCACTTCGACCTCGAGTTCGATCCCGGCGACCTGGAGTCCGTCGACGACGGAATCACGATGGGAATCCGGCCCGAGGACATCTACCTCGAGCGGAACGCCGACGCCGTCGAGAGCAGTTCGGAGATAATCGAGGCGCGAACCGACGTCCTCGAGCCGATGGGTGACGAAATCTTCGTCTACCTCTCGCTCGACGGCGCGAGCAGCGAGATGATGACCAGCAACGAGGCCTCCGCCGCGTCGAACCAGTTGCTGATGAGCGTCGATCCGGACACCGACATCGCGGAAGACGAACCCGTGTCGGTCGTCCTCGATCGATCGAAGATTCACCTGTTCGAGACGGCCCCGGGAGAGGCGATCACGCACGGCATCGCGGACCTGTCGGCCCGGCAGCTTGCGGGTGGCAACGCGGAGGCCGCGGCGGAAGCCGAATCCGGTGGCCAGCATGAGTAG
- a CDS encoding amidohydrolase family protein: MERTGTILRGRDFDPVEGRLVVDDDGRIEAIEEESVDGTDVIVPAFVNAHTHIGDSIAKEAGGGLSLEDLVAPPDGLKHRLLRAASREELVTGMRRSLRFMQRGGTAACLDFREGDVVGVRMLEEAADGLDVEALAFARGSIDAMHEGAGFGASGANDDRFDRERAATREAGKPFGIHAGEVDSSDVDPALDLEPDFLVHVVHPEPDHLDRVAEQDVPIVVCPRSNLVTDVGFPPVDELAERTTLALGTDNVMLNSPSMFREMEFVAKCSDLPAEEILRMATINGAELANLEYGVLEPGREAEFLVLDGDSDNLAGARDPVRAVVRRAGVDDVSEVVFGG; the protein is encoded by the coding sequence ATGGAACGAACGGGGACGATACTGCGAGGGCGGGACTTCGACCCCGTCGAAGGACGACTCGTCGTGGACGACGACGGCCGAATCGAGGCCATCGAGGAGGAGTCGGTCGACGGCACCGACGTCATCGTCCCGGCGTTCGTCAACGCTCACACCCACATCGGCGACTCGATCGCCAAGGAAGCCGGCGGCGGACTCTCCCTCGAGGACCTGGTCGCTCCGCCGGACGGGTTGAAACACCGGCTGCTCCGGGCGGCCTCCCGCGAGGAACTGGTCACCGGGATGCGCCGCTCGCTCCGGTTCATGCAACGCGGCGGGACGGCAGCCTGCCTCGATTTCCGCGAGGGTGACGTCGTCGGCGTCCGGATGCTCGAGGAGGCCGCCGACGGCCTCGACGTCGAGGCGCTCGCGTTCGCCCGGGGTTCGATCGACGCCATGCACGAGGGGGCCGGCTTCGGTGCGAGCGGTGCCAACGACGACAGGTTCGATCGGGAACGGGCGGCGACTCGGGAGGCAGGAAAGCCGTTCGGGATCCACGCCGGCGAGGTCGATTCGAGCGACGTCGATCCGGCGCTGGACCTCGAACCGGACTTCCTGGTGCACGTGGTCCATCCCGAGCCGGATCACCTGGACCGGGTGGCCGAGCAGGACGTCCCGATCGTCGTCTGTCCCCGATCGAACCTCGTGACCGACGTCGGCTTCCCACCCGTCGACGAACTCGCCGAGCGGACGACGCTCGCGCTCGGTACGGACAACGTGATGCTCAACTCGCCGTCGATGTTCCGGGAGATGGAGTTCGTCGCGAAGTGTTCCGACCTGCCGGCCGAGGAAATCCTCCGGATGGCCACGATCAACGGTGCCGAACTCGCGAACCTCGAGTACGGCGTTCTCGAACCGGGACGCGAGGCCGAATTCCTGGTTCTCGACGGGGACTCGGACAACCTCGCCGGGGCACGGGACCCGGTCCGGGCCGTCGTCCGGCGTGCCGGCGTCGACGACGTCAGCGAGGTCGTGTTCGGGGGCTGA
- a CDS encoding AI-2E family transporter translates to MCAFHGWNGRRAIWTGLGLAIAVAIGFALYSYLGTLLFAIFLYYATRPLNRLLDRRVGHPNVTASITILLVVLPMMAVVGYAGLVALRELDQFLAASDLETYRSALDPYLSVAREGDVDRFREALASDTGQSIAAALQQGLPGALGPLSSIAGSVFGILVRFFLMITFLFYLLRDDSKLRRWFSRSVDHDENIVSFLEAVDDDLETIFVGNLAIVGVAAVIAAGTYVALNLFASGGQVVATPVLLAFLIGIGTLIPAVGMKIVYVPYGLYLFVLSLATPTPLWQPIVFFLLSFTVVDTVPDFFARSLLSARSGIHMGLVLLGYFLGTLAFGWYGLFLGPIVVVLAVHFSHRRFPVLASTLLSE, encoded by the coding sequence ATGTGCGCGTTCCACGGGTGGAACGGCCGCCGTGCCATCTGGACAGGTCTCGGTCTGGCCATTGCCGTCGCGATCGGATTCGCCCTCTACAGCTACCTCGGGACCCTGCTCTTCGCGATCTTCCTCTACTACGCTACCCGTCCACTCAACCGCCTGCTCGATCGTCGCGTCGGCCATCCGAACGTCACGGCCTCGATCACGATCCTGCTCGTCGTTCTCCCGATGATGGCCGTCGTCGGCTACGCGGGGCTCGTGGCGCTTCGCGAACTCGACCAGTTCCTCGCCGCGAGCGACCTCGAGACCTACCGGTCGGCCCTCGATCCGTACCTCTCGGTGGCTCGCGAGGGGGACGTGGACCGCTTTCGGGAGGCGCTCGCCTCGGACACTGGCCAATCGATCGCCGCTGCGCTCCAACAGGGGCTTCCGGGCGCTCTCGGCCCGCTCTCGTCGATCGCCGGATCCGTCTTCGGGATCCTCGTGCGGTTCTTCCTCATGATCACGTTCCTCTTTTACCTGCTGCGAGACGACTCGAAGCTTCGACGGTGGTTCTCACGGAGCGTCGACCACGACGAGAATATCGTCTCGTTCCTCGAGGCCGTCGACGACGACCTCGAGACGATTTTCGTCGGCAACCTCGCAATCGTCGGGGTGGCGGCCGTCATCGCCGCCGGTACCTACGTGGCGCTGAACCTGTTCGCGTCGGGCGGCCAGGTCGTCGCCACGCCGGTGTTGCTCGCCTTTCTGATCGGTATCGGGACGCTGATCCCGGCCGTCGGAATGAAAATCGTCTACGTGCCGTACGGGCTGTACCTCTTCGTCCTGTCGCTTGCGACCCCCACGCCGCTCTGGCAGCCGATCGTGTTTTTCCTCCTCTCGTTCACCGTCGTCGACACCGTACCTGACTTCTTCGCCCGGTCGTTACTCTCCGCACGAAGCGGGATTCACATGGGGCTCGTCCTCCTCGGGTACTTCCTCGGGACGCTGGCGTTCGGCTGGTACGGCCTGTTTCTCGGCCCGATCGTCGTCGTGCTCGCGGTACATTTTTCCCACCGGCGATTCCCCGTCCTCGCGAGCACGCTCCTCTCCGAGTGA